The following are encoded together in the Ooceraea biroi isolate clonal line C1 chromosome 2, Obir_v5.4, whole genome shotgun sequence genome:
- the LOC113561466 gene encoding uncharacterized protein LOC113561466, translating to MKKAIWATLEHLCSSNENPRHDNCPAGADSWCQWRKYEATGKLEEYDHPPPLHPDIEEHLIPIYTDLSNEDLLTRCMGGHTQNANESFNATVWRLAPKHLNSGKNIIEIAAFIAAGIFNEGYSSLLKMMNQLEINIGPECRNFANMYDTQRISRQERRRLSSTKEARAARRLAQITTNEFHEEAEGLLYGAGIAD from the coding sequence ATGAAAAAAGCAATATGGGCAACATTAGAACATTTATGCTCAAGCAATGAAAATCCGCGGCACGATAATTGTCCGGCTGGAGCCGACAGCTGGTGCCAGTGGCGGAAGTATGAAGCGACAGGTAAATTGGAAGAGTACGACCATCCCCCTCCACTCCATCCAGATATTGAGGAGCATTTGATTCCAATATATACTGATTTGTCCAATGAAGACCTTTTAACGCGATGTATGGGtggacatacacaaaatgcaAACGAAAGTTTCAACGCGACCGTCTGGCGACTAGCACCGAAGCATTTGAACTCcggcaaaaatattattgaaatcgCCGCCTTTATTGCTGCCGGCATTTTCAATGAAGGATATTCATCACTTTTGAAGATGATGAATCAATTAGAGATCAACATTGGACCAGAGTGCCGGAATTTCGCTAATATGTACGACACGCAGCGCATCTCGAGGCAGGAGCGACGTAGACTCAGCAGCACAAAGGAGGCTCGAGCAGCTCGTCGGCTGGCTCAAATTACCACAAATGAATTTCATGAGGAAGCTGAAGGACTACTGTATGGTGCTGGTATAGCAGATTAG